From one Amaranthus tricolor cultivar Red isolate AtriRed21 chromosome 17, ASM2621246v1, whole genome shotgun sequence genomic stretch:
- the LOC130803626 gene encoding uncharacterized protein LOC130803626 isoform X1, with protein sequence MPCLNISTNVSLEGVDTSSILSEATSSIAKLIGKPESYVMVVLKGSVPMAFGGTEQPAAYGELVSIGGLNPDTNKKLSAAIASILETKLSVPKSRFFLKFYDTKDHPIQEHAQCLHALHQC encoded by the exons atgcCGTGCCTGAACATTTCAACGAACGTGAGTCTTGAAGGAGTTGATACTTCTTCTATCCTCTCAGAAGCTACCTCTTCCATTGCTAAACTCATTGGCAAACCTGAATCT TATGTCATGGTGGTGCTTAAGGGATCAGTACCAATGGCATTTGGTGGAACTGAACAGCCTGCAGCGTATGGTGAGCTTGTATCCATTGGAGGCCTTAATCCTGATACCAACAAGAAATTGAGTGCTGCCATTGCCTCAATTCTCGAGACCAAGTTGTCCGTACCCAAATCACGTTTCTTCCTCAAATTCTATGACACCAAG GATCATCCAATTCAAGAACATGCacagtgtttacatgctttacaTCAGTGCTAG
- the LOC130803626 gene encoding uncharacterized protein LOC130803626 isoform X2 — MPCLNISTNVSLEGVDTSSILSEATSSIAKLIGKPESYVMVVLKGSVPMAFGGTEQPAAYGELVSIGGLNPDTNKKLSAAIASILETKLSVPKSRFFLKFYDTKGSFFGWNGSTF; from the exons atgcCGTGCCTGAACATTTCAACGAACGTGAGTCTTGAAGGAGTTGATACTTCTTCTATCCTCTCAGAAGCTACCTCTTCCATTGCTAAACTCATTGGCAAACCTGAATCT TATGTCATGGTGGTGCTTAAGGGATCAGTACCAATGGCATTTGGTGGAACTGAACAGCCTGCAGCGTATGGTGAGCTTGTATCCATTGGAGGCCTTAATCCTGATACCAACAAGAAATTGAGTGCTGCCATTGCCTCAATTCTCGAGACCAAGTTGTCCGTACCCAAATCACGTTTCTTCCTCAAATTCTATGACACCAAG gGTTCCTTTTTCGGATGGAATGGATCTACCTTTTGA